CTAACGTATGCAGATATGCGGCGTTTTAATGCCGTATATGTGCTGTTGTGTTTAGTATTTATTCATTAGTAAATATACATTTTTTAAATACGATGTCAGTCAGCCGCCACATTAAAAGCGCTCCATATATCTTTTGCTTTTTTTATTATGTGCTTTATCAACCCAGACTGATAAGGCATCGTCATCAAAAAACGGTCGCTATTATTTCCAAACTCCACTCACTCCAATTTTTATAATACCCTCAGGATCTGTAAATCACTTGACTATGTCAAAAATTTCCAGTACCTTCATCAAACTGATATACGTTCCCAACGTTTTGATAGTGAAACTCTCAACGATGTCAATCGAATCAGTTTGAAACGAAACTTTATTCAAAGTTCCATTCCTCAGTATTTTAAAAATTGTACTACTCTTAGCTTAATAGCGTCCGAAAAAGAGTATTTGGAACCCAAAAGGCTGATCTTATTAAATACAACGTTGCGGCTATGGCACGTAGGGCAGGTGATAAGCACTTATCTTTCCGCCAAGCGCGTAGCCAAAGCTTTTGCATTTTGTTTTTATTTTATCTACTCTAAAAGCCAAATCAAAAGATTTGGGGGACATCGTAAACAAGACCAAGCCAATAGATTCAGCACTTAGCGCTCTATTTGCTATAGCCATTGTTATCTTTAGTGCTTTTTACGCAACCTTGAATTCCGAGTCATTCATTTGTACACTGAACTTTATATTTGCCTTTAGTGCGTTAAACACTTTTAAAATAGTTTCAATCGTTACGTTTTTTGCGCTTCGCTCCAGTTTAGAAATCTGTGACTTTTGAACTCCAATCAATTCACCAAGTTGTTCTTGGGTCAATTTCCGTTCTTTTCGCACAGACTTAATCATTTCGCCCAAAACCTCCATTCGCAAATCGAATTCATACTTGTCCCTATCCGCCGTTCCGATTTTTCCAATGTCCTTGTCCTTCATTTGTTCAAGGGTCATCATTTTCATCTTTTTATTCTTTGTTGCCATAACTTTATTTTTTATTGCTCGAAATATTCCGTCCGAATCTGCTTTGCTTTTTCGATTTCAGCTTTAGGAACCTTGTCCGTTTTTTTGACCATTCCATGCGTAGAAATCACAAGCGTTTCGGTTTTTCCAGTCCTGTCCCAAAATGCGAAAAGTCGGTATTGAAGTCCTCCATATTTTGTTCTAAACTCCCAAATGTCGTCCGTTAGTTTTTTGAACAATTTCGGGTCAAGTCCAAATGTGGCCTTGTCTAGATTATAGTAAATCTTCGCTTTTGCTTTCTTGTCGACCTTTGACATAAAATCAATAGCCTGTTCAAGAAAAACGACTTCAAATCTTTTCTCCATTCTGTTTATGTGCCCATTTATAAGACAAATATAAATAAAAAAGTTGAATTATATGGAAACTTTTATATTTTTGGTCAGCATTAAAGATAACGTATGCAGATATGCGGCGTTTTAATGCCGTATATGTGCTGTTGTGTTTAGTATTTATTCATTAGTAAATATACATTTTTTAAATACGATGTCAGTCAGCCGCCACATTAAAAGCGCTCCATATATCTTTTGCTTTTTTTATTATGTGCTTTATCAACCCAGACTGATAAGGCATCGTCATCAAAAAACGGTCGCTATTATTTCCAAACTCCACTCACTCCAATTTTTATAATACCCTCAGGATCTGTAAAT
The sequence above is drawn from the Cellulophaga sp. Hel_I_12 genome and encodes:
- a CDS encoding helix-turn-helix domain-containing protein yields the protein MATKNKKMKMMTLEQMKDKDIGKIGTADRDKYEFDLRMEVLGEMIKSVRKERKLTQEQLGELIGVQKSQISKLERSAKNVTIETILKVFNALKANIKFSVQMNDSEFKVA
- a CDS encoding type II toxin-antitoxin system RelE/ParE family toxin; the encoded protein is MEKRFEVVFLEQAIDFMSKVDKKAKAKIYYNLDKATFGLDPKLFKKLTDDIWEFRTKYGGLQYRLFAFWDRTGKTETLVISTHGMVKKTDKVPKAEIEKAKQIRTEYFEQ